In Paenibacillus kyungheensis, the following are encoded in one genomic region:
- a CDS encoding right-handed parallel beta-helix repeat-containing protein — MKKFQKIISLTAMLALSSAMAVPYASADKVGSQEVINLDSGAVTKTGWNLYVDTAGSDTDGNGTKEKPYATLERARDAIRSLKGDLPDYGVTVWVKGGEYEFSNLQFTAEDSGTPDKPIIYRTYSGEQVTLTNGIRIDASDWKPLSAAAKARVHPDVDANALYQLDVKSLGLKHIKHFEGGTSFTEKWGIIDLISNGIRQPISQWPNVTESVDGHRKGWTTANGSADAKSFYYGDGGIPENGDTTDTLDLDGSNRAARWQKSLSQGHALYLKGFWRTVWSPLTSSVQSIDTKHNVITLKDIPDGGMGSKWSAAVTDYASATSATANTYGDDSQAASSIAPSASATSEPAADDALHDTDSTPQSYKLFNAQGESGSVRLKEQLTEDSQLTTEATDADHNLSLPSEVTEHTGNDATVTEHSTDSVKLPSSVNKDVYQSATASTYLTPSSYSSKIKAPYRIGSGTEEWKLINYLDEIDVPGEWSLDFKDGQIYYYPKGNLKSQNIIVADQENPVISVDGASNLKMLGFTVEGGMGNGIELKNTDHITIAGNTLRNLGNGGILDVDGTNNLFQSNDIYETGGFGISINDAGDRKTLEAANSRVTNNHIHNVGDLTHLEAILVRNSVGVKFDHNLLHDVPKDAVRYVYSNNLVFEYNEVHNTSLIEGDTGAFYTAQDWASYGNVLQYNFVHHNKRSNGFYSDGADSGDNYRYNIVQGSTKGILLNGHDNIANNNLVVDSNMIQVDQRGDSNSHGVNSIYADQLREMNPTSGVWKEYGAKLQKMYGYDHPLWSSILDPNWHPEYPNGTKMNNNVMVNTPNIVVPKLGDVAVEGNQFISSVSGAGFYDYSKMDLRTDNKTILAKFPDLNEVMPKIGLSQDDYRTNVVTRAESGGLTNH; from the coding sequence ATGAAGAAGTTCCAGAAAATCATATCGCTCACAGCTATGCTTGCTTTGAGTAGTGCGATGGCGGTTCCATACGCATCGGCTGACAAAGTAGGAAGTCAAGAAGTTATCAATCTTGATAGCGGTGCTGTGACAAAAACTGGTTGGAATCTGTACGTTGATACAGCCGGAAGCGATACGGATGGGAATGGCACTAAAGAGAAACCATACGCCACCCTGGAAAGAGCACGTGATGCTATCCGCAGTCTAAAAGGCGACCTACCCGATTATGGAGTAACCGTATGGGTCAAAGGTGGAGAATATGAATTTTCCAACTTGCAATTTACAGCTGAAGATTCAGGTACACCGGATAAACCTATTATTTACCGTACGTATTCAGGTGAACAAGTGACATTAACCAACGGGATTCGTATTGATGCTTCCGATTGGAAACCGCTCAGTGCCGCAGCCAAAGCACGTGTTCATCCTGATGTAGATGCCAATGCCCTTTATCAGTTAGATGTGAAGTCACTGGGACTGAAGCATATTAAGCATTTTGAAGGTGGCACTTCGTTTACCGAAAAATGGGGTATTATTGATCTGATCTCTAACGGTATTCGTCAACCTATTTCTCAATGGCCTAATGTTACCGAATCTGTAGATGGACATCGCAAAGGTTGGACAACAGCGAATGGTTCAGCAGATGCCAAATCTTTTTATTATGGTGATGGTGGTATTCCTGAAAATGGAGATACAACAGATACGTTAGATCTGGACGGAAGCAATCGTGCAGCACGCTGGCAGAAGTCTTTATCTCAAGGACATGCTCTTTATCTTAAAGGCTTTTGGAGAACGGTCTGGAGCCCTTTGACCAGTTCTGTACAATCGATCGATACCAAACACAATGTCATCACACTTAAAGATATTCCTGATGGCGGTATGGGTTCCAAATGGAGTGCGGCAGTAACAGACTATGCTTCTGCTACCTCAGCCACAGCCAACACATACGGTGATGATTCTCAGGCGGCATCCAGTATTGCTCCTTCTGCTTCTGCAACAAGCGAGCCAGCAGCAGACGATGCATTACATGATACAGACTCTACCCCACAATCATACAAATTGTTTAATGCACAGGGTGAATCTGGATCTGTCCGCTTAAAAGAACAACTCACTGAAGATTCTCAATTAACGACAGAAGCGACTGATGCAGATCATAATCTATCGTTACCTTCTGAAGTTACTGAACATACAGGTAATGATGCAACCGTAACTGAACACAGTACCGATTCAGTGAAATTACCTTCATCCGTCAACAAAGATGTATATCAATCAGCAACTGCAAGTACGTACCTTACGCCTAGCTCTTATTCATCCAAAATCAAAGCTCCTTATCGGATCGGTTCAGGTACAGAAGAATGGAAATTGATTAATTATCTGGATGAAATCGATGTTCCTGGTGAATGGTCACTTGACTTCAAAGATGGTCAAATTTATTACTATCCTAAAGGCAATCTGAAAAGCCAAAACATTATTGTAGCTGACCAAGAAAATCCAGTGATTTCTGTCGATGGAGCTTCTAATCTAAAAATGCTAGGATTCACGGTTGAAGGTGGTATGGGTAACGGCATTGAACTTAAAAATACCGACCATATTACGATTGCAGGTAATACGCTTCGTAATCTAGGAAATGGTGGTATTCTCGATGTAGATGGGACGAATAACCTTTTCCAAAGTAATGATATTTATGAAACAGGCGGATTCGGTATCAGTATTAATGATGCAGGAGATCGCAAAACGTTAGAAGCTGCCAATAGTCGTGTCACCAACAATCATATTCACAATGTAGGGGATCTGACTCATCTGGAAGCGATTCTGGTGCGTAATTCAGTCGGCGTCAAATTCGATCATAATTTACTGCATGATGTGCCTAAAGATGCTGTTCGTTATGTGTACAGTAACAATCTGGTGTTTGAGTACAATGAAGTGCATAATACGTCCTTGATCGAAGGCGATACAGGCGCATTCTATACCGCTCAAGATTGGGCTTCTTATGGTAATGTACTTCAATACAATTTTGTTCATCATAACAAACGTTCTAATGGATTTTATTCAGATGGTGCAGATAGTGGCGATAACTATCGTTATAATATTGTGCAAGGTTCAACCAAAGGCATTTTGCTCAATGGACATGACAATATCGCTAACAACAATCTAGTGGTCGATTCCAATATGATCCAAGTCGATCAACGGGGCGACAGTAATTCTCATGGTGTGAATAGTATCTATGCCGATCAACTTCGTGAAATGAATCCAACAAGCGGCGTATGGAAAGAATATGGAGCCAAATTGCAAAAAATGTATGGTTATGATCATCCATTATGGAGCAGTATTCTTGATCCGAACTGGCATCCTGAATATCCGAATGGTACAAAAATGAATAACAATGTAATGGTCAATACACCGAATATTGTTGTTCCCAAATTAGGCGATGTTGCAGTAGAAGGTAATCAATTTATCTCTAGTGTTAGCGGTGCAGGATTCTACGATTATAGCAAAATGGATTTGCGTACAGACAACAAAACCATTTTAGCGAAATTCCCGGATCTGAATGAAGTTATGCCTAAGATTGGACTAAGCCAAGACGACTATCGTACCAACGTAGTAACACGCGCAGAATCTGGTGGATTAACGAATCACTAA
- a CDS encoding ring-cleaving dioxygenase, which yields MELLGIHHVSIMTGKAEKNYDFYTKVMGMRLVKKGVNQDDTTSYHLFYGDAVASPGTELTFFDLPGIGPSYQGVSSISATSLRVATTEALQYWSDRFDQLNVTHEEIKQRAGRDTLAFQDFEGTRLILVADNGEQGVAAGTAWDQSEVPVEYGILGLGPTTLTLAQPASTIMILTEVMGFRHTGSYPSLAGDFADIEVYSTGQGGAGAEVHIETRPDLPHARLGRGGVHHVAFRVPDESEYDLWSDKLSKLGIPNSGKVDRHYFRALYFREPNGILFELSTDTPGFDIDESMDSLGETLSLPPFLEGKRAQIEANLRPLVLDEV from the coding sequence ATGGAATTATTAGGTATTCATCACGTTTCGATTATGACAGGTAAAGCGGAAAAAAATTACGATTTTTATACTAAAGTTATGGGTATGCGTTTAGTGAAAAAAGGAGTTAATCAAGACGATACTACTTCGTATCATCTATTTTACGGTGATGCTGTTGCTTCTCCTGGTACAGAATTAACTTTCTTTGATTTACCGGGTATCGGACCTAGCTATCAAGGGGTATCTAGTATTTCAGCAACATCTTTACGAGTAGCGACAACAGAAGCTTTGCAATACTGGTCTGATCGATTTGACCAATTGAATGTGACTCATGAAGAAATCAAACAACGTGCTGGACGAGATACATTGGCTTTTCAAGACTTTGAAGGTACACGCCTTATTCTTGTAGCCGACAACGGCGAACAAGGTGTAGCGGCTGGAACAGCTTGGGATCAATCTGAAGTACCTGTAGAATACGGGATTCTTGGACTTGGACCAACTACACTAACACTAGCTCAACCTGCTTCGACCATTATGATTCTGACTGAAGTGATGGGATTCCGTCATACAGGCTCATATCCTTCGCTTGCAGGCGATTTTGCAGATATTGAAGTCTATTCTACTGGACAAGGTGGCGCAGGCGCAGAAGTCCATATCGAGACACGTCCTGATCTACCACATGCACGTCTAGGTCGCGGTGGTGTCCATCATGTAGCGTTCCGTGTACCAGATGAGTCCGAATATGATCTATGGTCAGACAAATTATCCAAATTAGGTATTCCTAATTCAGGTAAAGTAGATCGTCACTACTTCCGTGCTCTTTATTTCCGTGAACCGAATGGTATCTTATTCGAATTATCCACAGACACACCAGGATTCGATATTGATGAATCGATGGATTCGTTAGGTGAAACCCTTTCTCTGCCTCCTTTCCTTGAAGGCAAACGTGCACAGATCGAAGCTAATCTTCGTCCGCTTGTACTGGATGAAGTATAA
- a CDS encoding LLM class flavin-dependent oxidoreductase: MKFVVFSLIANLPHALTGETLTAQQKFQNILKQAELTERLGYDAYGVGERHGEPFLSSSPAIVLTAIAARTSRIRLLTTVTVLSVLDPVRVAEDYATLDHLSNGRLELIIGKGNDPRHYGLFGITEEEQWDSLAERYELLRQLWSQEKVNWQGKYRPALNEFTSQPRPFQSPIPIWHGSASSTRSTELAAKYGEPIFSSNSFHRQDKYKALIDHYRERLAYYGHDPSQAIVGAGAGSLYLANTSEEAIRRYRPYYDHFQSTDAAKHNQSPFVDLEDNIANGPALIGSPDQVIEKILDYYRAFGHQALSISVDGLTETEQLEQLERFATEVAPVLKKEIPSTIWEKEVQKEQLI, encoded by the coding sequence ATGAAATTTGTCGTATTCAGTCTTATTGCGAACCTTCCTCATGCGCTAACAGGTGAGACCTTAACAGCACAACAGAAATTCCAAAATATATTAAAACAAGCAGAGTTAACAGAGCGTCTAGGGTATGATGCTTATGGTGTAGGTGAGCGACATGGAGAACCTTTTTTGTCTTCTTCACCTGCTATTGTGCTGACTGCAATCGCAGCACGTACATCACGTATCCGTTTGCTGACGACTGTAACGGTATTAAGTGTGCTTGATCCGGTAAGAGTAGCAGAAGATTATGCTACTCTTGATCATTTATCTAATGGACGCTTGGAATTGATTATTGGTAAAGGGAACGATCCGCGCCATTATGGATTATTCGGAATCACTGAAGAAGAACAATGGGATTCATTAGCAGAAAGATATGAATTGTTACGACAATTATGGAGTCAAGAAAAGGTGAATTGGCAGGGGAAATATCGTCCGGCATTGAATGAGTTTACAAGTCAACCGCGTCCATTTCAATCGCCGATTCCAATCTGGCATGGAAGTGCCTCAAGTACACGTTCTACAGAATTGGCAGCCAAGTATGGAGAACCGATTTTCTCATCCAATTCTTTTCATCGACAGGACAAATATAAAGCATTAATTGATCATTATCGGGAACGGTTAGCTTATTATGGTCATGATCCATCTCAAGCCATTGTTGGCGCAGGAGCAGGAAGCCTGTATCTAGCGAATACGAGTGAAGAAGCTATTCGTCGTTATCGTCCATATTATGATCATTTTCAGTCTACAGATGCTGCGAAGCACAATCAATCGCCTTTTGTAGATTTAGAAGATAATATTGCAAATGGTCCGGCTCTTATCGGAAGCCCTGATCAAGTCATTGAGAAAATTCTAGATTATTACCGAGCATTTGGACATCAGGCATTAAGTATCAGCGTAGATGGATTAACCGAAACAGAACAGTTAGAACAGCTTGAACGATTTGCAACAGAAGTTGCACCTGTGTTAAAAAAAGAAATTCCCAGTACGATATGGGAAAAAGAAGTGCAAAAAGAGCAGCTCATTTAA
- a CDS encoding GNAT family N-acetyltransferase — translation MSDIYRLATLEDAERVLHITYEAYVTIRELGLTWPAAHADLALIQDNITHNKCYVLEQDGLIVATVTLADPERVKELTAETGLPFIMWFAVDPNVQGTGAGSKLLNWVEQHIIRDEVGAPAVTLGTAEKHPWLLPMYERRGYESIRARDAGKGEGPMHLMRKVVHPERFEAYLQERKQAEQIQQTSSQGN, via the coding sequence TTGAGTGACATTTATCGTTTGGCAACATTGGAAGATGCAGAGCGTGTACTTCATATCACGTATGAAGCCTATGTAACTATTCGTGAATTAGGATTAACATGGCCAGCAGCTCATGCTGATCTAGCATTGATTCAAGACAATATTACGCATAATAAATGTTATGTGTTAGAACAAGATGGGTTGATTGTAGCAACTGTAACTTTGGCTGATCCTGAACGGGTCAAAGAATTAACAGCTGAGACAGGATTACCGTTTATTATGTGGTTTGCAGTTGATCCGAATGTACAAGGAACCGGCGCAGGTAGCAAATTGTTAAACTGGGTCGAACAACATATTATTCGTGATGAAGTAGGAGCACCTGCGGTGACACTCGGTACAGCCGAAAAACACCCGTGGTTATTACCGATGTATGAGCGTAGAGGATATGAAAGTATACGAGCTAGAGATGCAGGCAAAGGAGAAGGACCGATGCATTTAATGCGTAAAGTGGTTCATCCCGAGCGTTTTGAAGCTTATTTGCAAGAACGTAAGCAAGCAGAACAAATTCAACAAACCTCTTCTCAAGGTAATTAA
- a CDS encoding nucleotidyltransferase family protein, whose product MPVPHSDHEQMIHQIIIEWITADCWMMEILRNVRDLGLPDSWVCAGFVRSKIWDQLHQIEPRTPLSDIDVVYYDASDLDEEIEKVWEQELSRIQPQLPWSVKNEARMHIANRIAPYHSTVDAISCFPETATALGIRLDEQDQLILVAPCGLRDVFEMKIRVNPRFLQSRGDIHIYQQRVQQKNWQQIWNRLTIIDSPTL is encoded by the coding sequence ATGCCTGTACCTCATAGCGATCACGAACAGATGATACACCAAATTATTATAGAATGGATCACTGCTGATTGCTGGATGATGGAGATTTTGCGAAATGTACGGGATCTAGGATTGCCAGATAGTTGGGTATGCGCTGGATTTGTGCGTTCGAAAATCTGGGATCAACTTCATCAGATAGAACCTCGTACACCATTATCAGATATTGATGTGGTCTATTATGATGCTAGTGATCTAGATGAAGAAATAGAAAAAGTATGGGAACAAGAGCTTTCCCGGATACAACCACAATTACCATGGTCAGTGAAAAATGAAGCACGCATGCATATTGCTAATCGGATTGCGCCCTATCATTCTACCGTTGATGCGATATCATGTTTTCCAGAAACTGCTACAGCATTAGGGATTAGATTAGATGAACAGGATCAATTGATTCTGGTCGCTCCATGTGGACTAAGGGATGTTTTTGAAATGAAGATCCGTGTCAATCCACGCTTTCTTCAGAGTCGAGGAGATATTCATATTTATCAGCAACGTGTTCAACAGAAAAATTGGCAACAGATCTGGAATCGTTTAACGATTATCGATTCCCCAACACTGTAG
- a CDS encoding aminoglycoside adenylyltransferase domain-containing protein, whose protein sequence is MDIQAMISNNCYGVADIIHLFQEELAHNLVGIYIHGSLAMGGFHPHHSDIDLLVIVQQKVNRSSKLHIANRLLKLEEHLMSSSGFEISILLENDVKQFVYPTPFEFHYSAYHREKYRTDKQYVCEGAEDPDLAAHIFVTYDRGVTLYGKEIKEVFVPIDPQWYIRSILADIEHVEDDIVASPVYFTLNLCRILFFLRENVISSKQEGGEWGLTHVPATYSKLIQTCLDQYQGVSDSTALETIQLQEFARYMKDAIQKQVNSSNEKIDDLKSFL, encoded by the coding sequence GTGGACATTCAAGCGATGATATCAAATAATTGTTATGGTGTAGCAGACATTATTCATTTATTTCAAGAAGAATTGGCGCATAATTTGGTAGGCATTTATATTCATGGTTCTTTAGCGATGGGTGGTTTTCATCCGCATCACAGTGATATCGATTTGCTGGTTATTGTGCAACAGAAAGTCAATCGTTCGTCAAAGCTCCATATCGCTAACAGACTTTTGAAATTAGAAGAACATCTGATGTCTAGTAGTGGATTTGAGATAAGTATATTATTGGAAAACGATGTGAAGCAGTTTGTATATCCTACTCCATTTGAATTCCATTATTCTGCATATCACCGGGAAAAGTATCGAACAGATAAGCAATATGTCTGTGAAGGAGCAGAAGATCCTGATCTAGCAGCTCATATATTTGTAACGTATGATCGAGGTGTAACCCTATATGGCAAAGAGATCAAAGAAGTATTTGTACCTATTGATCCACAGTGGTATATTCGCTCGATTTTGGCAGATATTGAACATGTAGAAGACGATATTGTTGCATCACCTGTATATTTCACACTCAATCTGTGTCGGATCTTATTTTTCCTCAGAGAAAATGTAATTTCTTCCAAACAAGAAGGCGGAGAGTGGGGATTAACACATGTTCCTGCTACATATTCCAAGCTTATCCAGACTTGCCTTGATCAATATCAAGGAGTTAGTGATTCTACTGCGTTAGAGACTATACAATTACAAGAATTTGCCCGCTATATGAAAGATGCAATTCAAAAGCAAGTAAATAGTTCAAACGAAAAGATAGACGATCTTAAATCTTTTTTATAA
- a CDS encoding S-layer homology domain-containing protein: protein MRQYVACLLMILLLCTNATSVSATSTEAFTDIKQSYAFDAITSLSAQGVITGYEDGSFQPQRSISRQEWASVFVKSLNWTSEPGTVLPFTDVSPWAAPYVSALYQHQITNGINATTFGVKQSITRQDIAVWYARYLGLTDTLQKEGIATFADQADISDYAKSSVWLMEQLGLMQGNEQHLFAPKQPVQRQAAILVAYRVLQSGDELHQRAKQLLAQGNKPVSKPASEAEPDLQPVLTIGGKSPATTIDKVETTPEITGKRANAKDKDRNQNNPRPDPEVPVVPPVTSPPVEPIFVFDRVSIDAPVLWNDPATYNNYQLSFYFWYQGQKIAWPEKILSDLTYQFEDKLNIFDTRGKIIHPEHIPATGGLIPVTLHLVSPQAKLDLHVTTMVMVTIKSPPPVTPPVEQPEAEPDRVIRSVYMDTYTLDQSVSLKLDSWRIRYVLQDVYGQPIAPEYLPADLHIRFENDTGIIDEQGRIINVHNIPPVGSTIPFQISVTSPSTSVYLNKEFELKVVAGERRKQYFAVSVMLEGGSGSSTTLAEMQQMRSMLAQIDPHLHITWAIDNNFVFQESNRPQLQQVLQYVDLYGDEVGILSGYPNNHYTLAQWGNEMNEWLYMYRYNAMNALHESGTVGQPSVFTSIPVAYRPTSLSSFAVNPEQVTWLKDHFEITSYMGWAATQYNVNQLFGEGSPLMPYWSNQYNPLVPAQGDVDNSGAVFMNPVTIDPIGSRYVEKSSRWTIHPGDPYVKDSNAEPQLYTAQQYVDNPYQMMNTVNYLSIVIDTNWVLRHDNLFNGWKDFVDHFPAGRDVSIVGINELGQTYRTQSGATNHQSQFTLMFRGSGYTTALDGNNSPADTRYLWTENAYQRLILRKQDGDQAWSVIDFTDYTKTPVPQTPYAFDSHTEVSYVTGRNYKIAPNAPLTSAEIQRIQERLQQIHFTEEVDYQ from the coding sequence ATGAGGCAGTATGTAGCTTGCTTGCTGATGATATTACTATTATGTACGAATGCGACAAGCGTTTCAGCCACTAGCACAGAAGCATTTACCGATATCAAACAATCGTATGCTTTTGATGCAATTACGTCATTATCCGCGCAAGGAGTCATTACAGGTTATGAAGATGGAAGCTTTCAACCGCAACGCTCGATTTCCAGACAGGAATGGGCGAGCGTTTTTGTTAAAAGCTTGAATTGGACATCCGAACCAGGAACAGTACTACCTTTTACAGATGTCTCTCCTTGGGCTGCTCCTTATGTCAGTGCATTGTATCAACATCAGATTACCAATGGGATCAATGCAACCACATTTGGTGTAAAGCAATCGATTACCCGTCAAGACATAGCGGTCTGGTATGCTCGTTATCTAGGATTAACCGATACCTTGCAAAAAGAAGGCATAGCTACATTTGCCGATCAAGCAGATATTTCAGATTATGCCAAGTCCAGCGTATGGCTGATGGAGCAGTTAGGCTTGATGCAAGGAAATGAGCAACATCTGTTTGCACCAAAACAGCCTGTTCAACGTCAGGCGGCTATACTGGTCGCTTATCGGGTACTACAATCTGGAGATGAGTTACATCAGCGTGCAAAGCAATTGTTAGCGCAAGGGAATAAGCCTGTATCTAAGCCAGCGAGTGAGGCAGAGCCAGACCTTCAACCTGTACTGACGATAGGCGGTAAATCACCTGCTACAACCATAGATAAAGTAGAAACAACACCTGAGATCACAGGAAAACGAGCAAATGCCAAAGACAAAGACCGTAATCAAAATAATCCTAGACCCGATCCTGAAGTACCTGTTGTTCCACCAGTAACTTCACCTCCAGTTGAGCCTATATTTGTATTTGATCGTGTGAGTATAGACGCTCCTGTATTGTGGAATGATCCAGCAACATATAATAATTATCAACTATCATTTTATTTCTGGTATCAAGGTCAGAAGATTGCTTGGCCTGAGAAAATATTATCCGATCTTACGTATCAATTTGAAGATAAATTAAATATATTTGATACCCGTGGCAAAATTATTCATCCTGAACATATTCCCGCAACAGGTGGATTGATTCCGGTCACACTTCATCTTGTATCACCACAAGCGAAGCTTGATCTTCATGTCACGACGATGGTGATGGTCACTATCAAATCACCACCACCAGTAACTCCACCTGTAGAACAGCCGGAAGCGGAGCCAGATCGTGTCATTCGCTCTGTTTATATGGATACGTATACGTTAGATCAATCGGTATCGCTCAAGTTGGATTCATGGCGTATTCGTTATGTGCTTCAAGATGTGTACGGTCAGCCGATTGCACCTGAGTATTTACCAGCCGACCTGCATATTCGATTTGAAAATGATACAGGAATTATTGATGAACAGGGACGTATTATCAATGTGCATAATATTCCGCCTGTAGGCAGTACAATTCCGTTTCAAATCAGTGTAACCTCACCTTCGACCAGCGTATATCTAAATAAAGAATTTGAGCTGAAAGTCGTAGCAGGTGAACGTAGAAAGCAATATTTTGCTGTATCTGTGATGTTAGAAGGAGGATCAGGTTCTTCGACGACACTAGCTGAAATGCAACAGATGCGTAGTATGCTGGCACAGATTGATCCGCATTTACACATTACATGGGCAATCGATAACAATTTTGTTTTCCAAGAAAGCAATCGTCCACAATTACAACAAGTATTACAGTATGTGGATCTGTATGGAGATGAAGTAGGTATTTTGTCAGGTTATCCGAACAATCACTATACATTAGCACAATGGGGCAATGAAATGAATGAGTGGTTGTATATGTATCGCTATAATGCTATGAATGCGTTGCATGAATCAGGTACAGTAGGGCAACCTTCAGTATTTACCAGTATTCCGGTAGCATATCGTCCTACTTCATTGTCTAGCTTTGCCGTCAATCCAGAGCAGGTGACATGGCTCAAAGATCATTTTGAGATCACTTCGTATATGGGCTGGGCAGCGACACAGTATAATGTGAATCAATTATTTGGAGAAGGTTCGCCATTAATGCCTTACTGGTCGAATCAATATAATCCATTAGTGCCAGCGCAAGGAGATGTAGACAATAGCGGAGCTGTATTTATGAATCCTGTCACGATCGACCCGATTGGTTCAAGGTATGTGGAAAAGTCCTCCCGTTGGACGATTCATCCGGGTGATCCGTATGTGAAAGATTCGAATGCTGAGCCTCAACTATATACAGCACAGCAATATGTCGATAATCCGTATCAAATGATGAATACAGTTAATTATTTATCTATAGTGATTGATACAAACTGGGTGTTACGTCATGATAACTTGTTCAATGGATGGAAAGACTTTGTCGATCATTTTCCAGCAGGACGTGATGTGAGTATTGTAGGGATTAATGAGCTTGGTCAAACGTATCGCACCCAATCAGGAGCGACCAATCATCAATCCCAATTTACATTAATGTTCAGAGGCTCCGGATATACAACAGCTTTAGATGGCAATAATTCACCAGCCGATACTCGTTATTTATGGACTGAAAATGCGTACCAACGTCTTATTTTGCGTAAACAAGATGGAGATCAAGCATGGTCGGTGATCGATTTTACCGATTATACGAAAACACCTGTTCCGCAGACACCGTATGCTTTTGATAGTCATACAGAAGTGAGCTATGTGACCGGACGTAATTACAAAATTGCGCCCAACGCACCGCTAACGTCGGCTGAAATTCAACGGATTCAAGAGCGATTGCAACAGATTCATTTTACCGAAGAAGTGGATTATCAGTAG
- the sdaAA gene encoding L-serine ammonia-lyase, iron-sulfur-dependent, subunit alpha yields the protein MQFRTLKDIVRLCEERSLTIAELMIEEQVKETGVSEQDVIQQMTDYYQVMKEAVERGITEDTVSRSGLTGGDARRVHDYMLSGDTSSGSDATRAMAYALAVSEVNASMGRIIATPTAGSCGIIPGVFVSSQERFGWDDTQMVQGLFAAGAIGYVIANNSSISGAEGGCQAEVGSAIGMAAGAVVEMRGGTPEQAMHAVGLALKNTLGLICDPVAGLVEIPCIVRNGLGAVNALAAADMGLAGVRSAIPSDEVVDVMLQVGRSMPSEHRETARGGLAQTPTGRKITEELRRRRQENKN from the coding sequence ATGCAATTTCGCACATTAAAAGATATTGTTCGGTTATGTGAAGAACGTTCACTAACGATAGCGGAACTGATGATTGAAGAGCAAGTGAAAGAAACAGGAGTAAGCGAGCAAGACGTTATTCAACAAATGACTGATTATTATCAGGTGATGAAAGAAGCAGTCGAGCGCGGAATCACAGAAGATACCGTTTCACGAAGTGGACTGACTGGTGGAGATGCACGTCGTGTGCATGACTATATGTTAAGCGGAGATACATCGTCAGGCAGTGATGCGACGCGTGCGATGGCTTATGCATTAGCCGTATCAGAAGTGAATGCTTCAATGGGACGGATTATCGCTACGCCTACCGCAGGCTCATGTGGTATTATTCCGGGAGTATTTGTCAGTTCGCAAGAGCGTTTTGGTTGGGATGATACACAGATGGTACAAGGATTGTTCGCAGCCGGTGCTATCGGTTATGTGATTGCTAACAACTCTTCGATTTCAGGCGCAGAAGGTGGATGTCAGGCAGAAGTCGGTTCAGCAATAGGTATGGCCGCTGGAGCAGTGGTTGAGATGCGTGGTGGTACACCGGAACAAGCGATGCATGCTGTAGGGCTGGCTCTAAAAAATACACTTGGATTAATCTGTGATCCAGTAGCAGGGTTAGTCGAGATTCCTTGTATTGTTCGTAATGGATTAGGTGCAGTAAATGCGTTAGCAGCGGCAGATATGGGACTAGCTGGAGTACGTAGCGCTATTCCATCAGATGAAGTGGTCGATGTCATGTTACAAGTCGGACGTTCGATGCCAAGTGAACATCGTGAAACAGCTCGGGGCGGACTCGCTCAAACGCCAACAGGACGTAAAATTACGGAAGAATTAAGACGCCGTAGACAAGAGAATAAGAATTAA